A genomic window from Streptomyces sp. MST-110588 includes:
- a CDS encoding alkyl sulfatase dimerization domain-containing protein has protein sequence MPESSTYLQPVEPSVAVAAGNRKAAEAANAADEKDGRDFADAIRFQIAPPDVPVIMSRKDPEKVVWDFTAYDFLNPETRMEMPSVNGSLHRQGELTAVAGLFQVTSCSQYRIYQVRGYDLSNMTIIEHDSGLYIIDPLASYETAQAALKLFRDKTELTKELRPVKGLIYTHCHVDHFGGARGIFSEQGDPLEPGVPVVAPDGFLEHAVSENIYAGPAMARRAQYMYAAQMDKGPAGQVGSGLGLTISTGEVTLVPPTVYIGGPAHQPVAKGNWQPSYVIPWRPGLYVFDGFGFPLVFQLTPGTEAPAEMNIYFPDARTLCIAENATHTMHNILSLRGAQVRDAHAWSKYLTEAIQSFGKETDVLFASHHWPMWNEVRDEGGEEGPGNERILEFLNKQRDMYGYLNDQALRMINAGYTGPEISEQLQTLPPSLADHWYDRGYYGSVSHNFKAVYQRYMGWYDGNPAHLWELPPVQAGAAYVEAMGGAEAVVDAAQRAYDRDTPDGFRWAAELLNHVIFASAAETGSPLAEPQVTRARELQSKVFTQLGYGSENGTWRNAYLTGAQEVLGGPQPLITSQTSADLIRSTTLEQYFSALARSVDGPTAAEQYREPIALNWVFTDENGVETGQKCTTTLRNGVLVFVEGGDRFVQAPAATIRLSRQALDELAESPGFKDNFNNAVQDKKITLEGAKAQAATDAVFGTLTLPDPKFPIVTPRKHI, from the coding sequence ATGCCTGAGAGCTCCACGTACCTCCAACCCGTCGAACCTTCGGTCGCGGTCGCCGCGGGGAACCGCAAGGCCGCCGAAGCTGCCAACGCGGCCGATGAGAAGGACGGCAGGGACTTCGCCGACGCCATCAGGTTCCAGATCGCCCCGCCCGACGTCCCCGTCATCATGTCCCGCAAGGACCCGGAGAAGGTGGTCTGGGACTTCACCGCCTACGACTTCCTCAACCCGGAAACACGTATGGAGATGCCGTCGGTCAACGGCAGCCTGCACCGGCAGGGCGAGCTGACCGCCGTCGCCGGGCTGTTCCAGGTCACCTCCTGTTCCCAGTACCGCATCTACCAGGTGCGCGGCTACGACCTGTCCAACATGACGATCATCGAGCACGACTCGGGCCTGTACATCATCGACCCGCTGGCCTCCTACGAGACCGCGCAGGCCGCCTTGAAGCTGTTCCGCGACAAGACGGAACTCACCAAGGAACTGCGGCCGGTCAAGGGGCTGATCTACACCCACTGCCACGTCGACCACTTCGGCGGCGCCCGCGGCATCTTCAGCGAACAGGGGGACCCCCTGGAGCCGGGCGTGCCCGTCGTCGCGCCCGACGGGTTCCTGGAGCACGCGGTCAGCGAGAACATCTACGCCGGACCGGCCATGGCACGGCGCGCGCAGTACATGTATGCGGCACAGATGGACAAGGGCCCCGCAGGGCAGGTCGGTTCGGGGCTGGGCCTGACGATCTCCACGGGCGAGGTGACTCTCGTCCCGCCGACCGTCTACATCGGCGGGCCGGCCCACCAGCCGGTTGCGAAGGGGAACTGGCAGCCCTCGTACGTGATCCCGTGGCGGCCGGGGCTGTACGTGTTCGACGGGTTCGGGTTCCCACTGGTCTTCCAGCTCACACCGGGCACCGAGGCGCCGGCGGAGATGAACATCTACTTCCCGGACGCCAGGACGCTGTGCATCGCGGAGAACGCCACGCACACCATGCACAACATCCTCAGCCTGCGTGGCGCGCAGGTGCGGGACGCGCACGCCTGGTCGAAGTACCTCACCGAGGCGATCCAGAGCTTCGGCAAGGAGACCGACGTCCTGTTCGCCTCCCACCACTGGCCGATGTGGAACGAAGTACGGGACGAGGGAGGGGAGGAGGGGCCGGGCAATGAGCGGATCCTTGAGTTCCTCAACAAGCAGCGCGACATGTACGGCTATCTCAACGACCAGGCGCTGCGGATGATCAACGCCGGTTACACCGGCCCCGAGATCTCCGAACAGCTCCAGACCCTCCCGCCGAGCCTGGCCGATCACTGGTACGACCGGGGTTACTACGGCTCGGTGAGCCACAACTTCAAGGCGGTCTACCAGCGTTACATGGGCTGGTACGACGGCAACCCGGCCCACCTGTGGGAGCTGCCGCCGGTCCAGGCGGGCGCGGCCTACGTGGAGGCGATGGGCGGCGCGGAAGCCGTCGTCGATGCGGCCCAGCGCGCCTATGACCGCGACACCCCGGACGGGTTCCGCTGGGCGGCCGAACTCCTCAACCACGTGATCTTCGCATCCGCCGCCGAGACAGGCAGCCCGCTCGCCGAGCCGCAGGTCACGCGGGCCAGGGAACTCCAGTCCAAGGTCTTCACCCAGCTCGGCTACGGCAGCGAGAACGGCACCTGGCGCAATGCCTACCTCACCGGCGCGCAGGAGGTCCTGGGCGGCCCGCAGCCGCTGATCACCTCTCAGACGTCCGCTGACCTGATCCGCAGCACCACTTTGGAACAGTACTTCTCCGCGCTCGCCCGGAGCGTGGACGGGCCGACGGCCGCCGAGCAGTACCGCGAGCCGATCGCACTCAACTGGGTCTTCACCGACGAGAACGGCGTCGAGACCGGCCAGAAGTGCACCACGACGCTCCGCAACGGTGTGCTGGTCTTCGTCGAAGGCGGTGACCGCTTCGTCCAGGCTCCGGCGGCGACCATCAGGCTGAGCCGCCAGGCGCTCGACGAACTGGCCGAGTCCCCCGGCTTCAAGGACAACTTCAACAACGCGGTGCAGGACAAGAAGATCACCCTGGAGGGCGCCAAGGCCCAGGCGGCGACGGACGCCGTCTTCGGCACCCTGACCCTGCCCGACCCGAAGTTCCCCATCGTCACCCCACGCAAGCACATCTGA
- a CDS encoding keywimysin-related RiPP — MTYERPTLTKVGGFRKVTGVKNTGPKDVLGGKQLL; from the coding sequence ATGACGTACGAGCGCCCCACCCTCACCAAGGTCGGCGGCTTCCGCAAGGTGACGGGCGTCAAGAACACCGGTCCCAAGGACGTTCTCGGCGGCAAGCAGCTCCTGTGA
- a CDS encoding lasso peptide biosynthesis PqqD family chaperone yields the protein MYALKPGVLLTETEYGMALLDQKSAEYWTLNPTAAVVLQTLLDGRGIDQAVEALTRDYEGVETDLATQDVIRIIDDLRSAGLLAP from the coding sequence ATGTACGCGCTGAAACCCGGTGTGCTGCTGACCGAGACCGAGTACGGCATGGCGCTGCTCGACCAGAAGAGCGCCGAGTACTGGACCCTCAACCCCACGGCAGCGGTCGTCCTGCAGACCCTGCTGGACGGCCGCGGCATCGACCAGGCCGTGGAGGCACTGACCCGGGACTACGAGGGCGTCGAGACCGACCTGGCCACCCAAGACGTCATCCGCATCATCGACGACCTGCGCTCCGCGGGCCTGCTCGCACCGTAG
- a CDS encoding lasso peptide biosynthesis B2 protein, whose amino-acid sequence MSTPETLPYRPRSIPLARRLTARMAVGCAHVLATLPPGRIRVVLRLLRYGAKPATLAEAARARQTVLAVSLAAGGSKGCLPRSLATVLLCRLHGQWPAWCVGVRARPPFAAHAWVEAEGELVGENVPASYFQRFFAVE is encoded by the coding sequence ATGTCGACACCGGAAACACTCCCCTACCGCCCCCGCTCCATCCCCTTGGCCCGCCGCCTCACGGCCCGGATGGCGGTGGGCTGCGCCCACGTACTGGCCACGCTGCCACCCGGCCGTATCCGCGTCGTCCTGCGCCTGCTGCGGTACGGGGCGAAGCCCGCCACGCTCGCCGAGGCCGCCCGCGCCCGGCAGACGGTGCTCGCCGTGAGCCTGGCGGCCGGAGGGAGCAAGGGATGCCTGCCCCGGTCCCTGGCCACCGTGCTGCTGTGCCGCCTCCACGGGCAGTGGCCCGCCTGGTGCGTAGGGGTCCGCGCCCGTCCGCCGTTCGCCGCACACGCCTGGGTGGAAGCCGAGGGGGAACTCGTCGGTGAGAACGTACCGGCCTCGTACTTCCAGCGCTTCTTCGCCGTGGAGTGA